The following proteins are co-located in the Desulfomonile tiedjei genome:
- a CDS encoding D-glycerate dehydrogenase, with protein MRPRIFVTRRLPEGAMKLLDENFEVECNPHNRVLTREELLAGVNGKDGILPLLTDRIDDELLDAAGPQLKIVANYAVGYNNIDVPACTRRKIPATNTPGVLTDTTADLAMALLLAVARRLVPADAYARAGKYQGWAPLLFLGTDVHHKTLGIMGFGRIGFALAKRAAGFDMDIIYHDSAGAVPELEQQVRARFVDKATLLAQSDFVSVHVPLLPETHHLISGPELAAMKSSAYLINTSRGEVVDEKALVRALQQGRIAGAGLDVFEFEPAIEKELTTMDNVVILPHIASGSIETRTKMGLVAAENLISVLIASQKPPNCLNPEVFS; from the coding sequence ATGAGGCCCAGGATCTTCGTGACCAGGCGCTTGCCCGAAGGAGCTATGAAGCTTCTCGACGAGAATTTCGAGGTTGAGTGCAACCCCCATAACCGGGTCCTAACCCGCGAGGAACTGCTGGCAGGGGTAAACGGCAAAGACGGCATCCTGCCCTTGTTGACGGACCGCATTGACGACGAACTGTTGGACGCTGCCGGCCCTCAACTCAAAATAGTGGCCAACTATGCGGTGGGCTACAACAACATTGACGTCCCCGCATGCACCAGGCGCAAAATACCGGCCACCAACACGCCAGGGGTGCTGACCGACACAACCGCGGACCTGGCGATGGCCCTGCTTTTGGCGGTGGCTCGCAGGTTGGTCCCGGCCGACGCCTACGCCAGGGCTGGAAAGTACCAAGGGTGGGCGCCGCTGCTTTTTCTAGGCACCGACGTACACCACAAAACCTTGGGGATAATGGGATTCGGGCGCATAGGCTTCGCGTTGGCCAAGAGGGCGGCCGGCTTCGACATGGACATCATTTATCACGACTCCGCAGGGGCCGTTCCCGAGTTGGAGCAGCAGGTCCGCGCCAGGTTCGTAGACAAGGCTACTCTTCTGGCCCAGTCGGATTTCGTGTCTGTTCACGTGCCGCTGCTCCCGGAAACTCACCACCTCATAAGCGGTCCTGAACTTGCCGCCATGAAAAGCTCCGCTTATCTGATCAACACTTCGCGAGGTGAGGTCGTGGATGAGAAGGCCCTTGTCCGGGCCCTTCAACAGGGCCGGATAGCAGGCGCGGGGCTGGATGTTTTCGAGTTCGAACCGGCCATAGAAAAAGAGCTGACTACAATGGACAACGTGGTAATCCTTCCCCATATCGCCAGCGGGTCCATTGAAACCAGGACCAAGATGGGGCTGGTCGCGGCCGAAAACCTTATATCCGTTCTCATAGCAAGCCAAAAGCCACCCAACTGTCTGAATCCGGAAGTGTTTTCCTGA
- a CDS encoding ABC transporter ATP-binding protein — protein MAQPILSTAGVIKNFDGLVAVNNVTYEVFEGETAGIMGPNGAGKSTFFNLLTGYYRPQEGRVFYRGKDITRTSPHERVILGIARTFQLVSVFDTMTVMENMMLARVRNGPDYSSKLRFFFKNLHYRGLEEECLHALDVLGIADKSEVKTSDMSYGEKRELEIALALSLKPRVLLLDEPFAGLSLVDIAHISRVINKIKGQFTIVIIEHKISKLMDLVDSLCVINEGRMICKGDPAQVICDPQVRECYWGKEELGCY, from the coding sequence ATGGCTCAACCGATCTTGTCCACCGCAGGAGTAATCAAGAATTTTGACGGCTTGGTAGCGGTCAACAACGTCACGTATGAGGTGTTCGAGGGCGAAACCGCTGGTATTATGGGCCCCAACGGGGCCGGCAAGTCGACGTTCTTCAATCTGCTTACAGGCTATTACCGGCCACAGGAGGGCCGAGTATTCTACCGTGGCAAAGACATCACCCGCACTAGTCCGCATGAACGAGTGATCTTGGGCATTGCCCGCACATTTCAGCTTGTATCGGTTTTCGACACCATGACGGTGATGGAAAACATGATGCTGGCCCGGGTGCGCAATGGCCCGGACTACAGTTCGAAGCTTCGTTTTTTCTTCAAGAACCTCCACTACCGCGGGTTGGAGGAGGAGTGCCTGCACGCTCTGGATGTGCTGGGGATTGCCGACAAATCGGAGGTCAAAACCTCGGATATGTCCTACGGAGAGAAGCGGGAGTTGGAGATAGCTCTTGCTCTTTCGCTGAAGCCGCGCGTCCTTCTTCTGGACGAGCCGTTCGCCGGACTCAGCCTGGTGGACATAGCGCACATCAGCCGGGTCATAAACAAGATTAAGGGTCAATTCACCATCGTTATCATAGAGCACAAGATTTCCAAGTTGATGGATCTGGTGGACAGCCTGTGCGTAATCAACGAGGGCAGAATGATCTGCAAGGGTGATCCTGCCCAGGTCATTTGCGATCCCCAGGTCCGAGAGTGTTATTGGGGCAAGGAAGAACTGGGATGCTACTAA
- a CDS encoding branched-chain amino acid ABC transporter permease, producing the protein MKVILALVAIACLAAAPWIVTDPFYVHLMIMVLMWTVLGASWNILGGFAGQVSFGHSAFLGAGAYSTMILYLNLGISPWYGIILGGLVAAVIALPIGLICFRLRGPYFALSTLAVAEIIRLVALNWESLTNGPVGLLITTLPAVSVGGTAIDWESKTPFYYIAAVIAAGALAITWLLSRSRLGAYLLAVRDDIDSAEAIGINTVQARVSALALSAFLAGVAGGFYAMYLRYVDPDAVFSIALSVEMVFIAVVGGLTTVIGPLIGAIFLVSLGETFRSHFLVGHLVFYGLFMMVAIRYMPDGIWGRLRLMIGNRGVGNG; encoded by the coding sequence ATGAAAGTCATCCTGGCACTGGTGGCCATAGCCTGTTTGGCGGCTGCTCCTTGGATCGTGACTGACCCCTTCTACGTTCACTTGATGATAATGGTTCTCATGTGGACAGTCCTGGGGGCGTCCTGGAATATTCTGGGAGGATTCGCCGGCCAGGTGTCTTTCGGCCACTCCGCGTTTCTTGGGGCCGGCGCCTATTCCACGATGATACTGTATCTTAACCTCGGGATATCCCCTTGGTACGGGATCATCCTGGGCGGGTTGGTGGCTGCTGTTATCGCTCTACCTATCGGCCTGATCTGTTTCCGGCTACGCGGCCCTTATTTTGCGCTCTCAACGCTGGCGGTGGCTGAGATCATCAGACTGGTAGCCCTCAACTGGGAGTCTTTGACCAATGGGCCGGTGGGGCTTTTGATTACCACCCTGCCGGCCGTGAGCGTCGGCGGGACAGCCATCGACTGGGAAAGCAAGACCCCGTTTTACTACATTGCAGCGGTGATTGCGGCCGGCGCGCTTGCCATTACTTGGCTGCTGAGCCGCAGCCGGTTGGGCGCATACCTGCTGGCTGTCCGGGACGATATTGACAGCGCCGAGGCTATCGGCATTAACACCGTGCAAGCCAGGGTGTCGGCTCTGGCTCTATCAGCCTTTTTAGCGGGGGTAGCCGGCGGCTTCTACGCGATGTATCTGCGCTATGTAGACCCCGACGCGGTATTCAGCATCGCGCTTTCGGTGGAAATGGTGTTTATAGCGGTGGTAGGAGGACTGACCACCGTAATCGGCCCCCTCATCGGTGCGATATTTCTGGTCTCACTGGGCGAGACCTTCCGGTCGCACTTCCTGGTAGGACACCTGGTGTTTTACGGGCTGTTCATGATGGTGGCTATCCGATACATGCCTGACGGGATTTGGGGCCGCCTGCGCCTGATGATTGGGAACCGGGGGGTAGGAAATGGCTGA
- a CDS encoding CoA-acylating methylmalonate-semialdehyde dehydrogenase, producing the protein MGLPILKNYINGEWQASESQHLGDVWCPATGEKIAQVPFSTAEELDRAVQAGKAAFPEWRNTPPLTRARYLFRLKEAFEEAFDDIARTLVREEGKTIDESRGEVRRMIENVEHATGVTTMMTGYCLEDIAQDIDCTAERQPLGVFGCIAPFNFPAMVPWWFLPYAMVTGNTYLVKPSEQVPMTQTKIFEAIDEVGLPPGVLNMVHGSKEVVNAMLHHPDLAGMSFVGQTSTARYIYQECGKTGKRVQALGGAKNAVVVMPDADLQKGLPSLITSFYGCAGERCLSGSILVSVGDVHDRLRESFLEAAKAIRVGDGLDPGTSMGPVISRPHKERVLGYIEKGIAEGARLILDGRNVQVEGYPNGFFIGPTIFDNVTPDMTIAKEEIFGPVVAIVSVKNLDEAIELINTRGFANAACLYTNSGKAVREFKYRIKPSMIGVNIGIAAPMAFFPFGGAGESLFGDLKGHGREVFQFFTDTKVVISRWF; encoded by the coding sequence ATGGGGCTCCCCATTCTAAAGAACTACATCAACGGAGAGTGGCAGGCTTCCGAATCGCAGCATCTGGGGGACGTATGGTGTCCCGCCACAGGAGAGAAAATTGCTCAGGTCCCATTCTCCACGGCTGAAGAACTGGATCGGGCTGTACAGGCCGGGAAGGCTGCGTTTCCGGAATGGCGCAACACACCGCCTTTGACCCGGGCCAGGTACCTTTTCAGGCTGAAGGAGGCTTTTGAGGAGGCCTTCGATGACATAGCCAGGACTCTGGTCCGCGAGGAAGGAAAGACCATCGATGAATCACGTGGCGAAGTCAGGCGCATGATCGAAAATGTTGAGCACGCTACCGGCGTTACCACTATGATGACCGGGTACTGCCTTGAAGATATAGCCCAGGACATCGATTGCACCGCCGAGCGTCAGCCTCTGGGGGTGTTCGGTTGTATAGCGCCGTTCAATTTCCCCGCGATGGTTCCATGGTGGTTCCTTCCCTATGCAATGGTGACGGGCAACACGTATCTGGTCAAGCCTTCGGAACAGGTCCCAATGACTCAGACGAAGATCTTCGAGGCAATCGACGAGGTGGGACTGCCTCCGGGCGTTCTCAACATGGTGCACGGATCCAAGGAGGTTGTGAATGCAATGCTGCACCACCCGGATCTGGCCGGGATGTCGTTTGTAGGACAGACCAGCACGGCACGGTACATTTACCAGGAGTGCGGTAAGACCGGGAAACGTGTCCAGGCCTTGGGTGGAGCCAAGAACGCAGTGGTGGTGATGCCCGATGCAGACCTTCAGAAAGGGCTGCCTTCGCTGATTACTTCGTTCTACGGTTGCGCGGGAGAGCGATGCCTTTCCGGTTCCATCCTTGTGTCAGTGGGCGATGTGCACGATCGCTTGAGGGAATCGTTCCTGGAAGCCGCAAAAGCGATCCGAGTCGGCGACGGCCTTGATCCGGGCACGTCTATGGGGCCGGTAATCAGCCGGCCGCACAAGGAACGTGTTCTGGGTTACATCGAGAAAGGCATTGCCGAAGGAGCGAGACTGATTCTAGACGGCAGGAATGTGCAGGTCGAAGGATATCCCAACGGTTTTTTTATCGGCCCGACGATTTTCGACAACGTCACTCCGGACATGACTATTGCCAAGGAAGAGATCTTTGGCCCGGTGGTCGCAATAGTCAGCGTGAAAAACCTTGATGAAGCCATTGAACTCATCAATACTCGGGGCTTTGCCAACGCTGCCTGTTTGTACACGAACAGCGGAAAAGCCGTTCGCGAATTCAAGTACAGAATCAAACCCAGCATGATCGGGGTAAACATAGGAATTGCCGCACCGATGGCGTTCTTTCCGTTCGGGGGCGCGGGTGAGTCTCTGTTTGGAGACTTAAAAGGCCATGGCCGTGAGGTCTTCCAATTCTTCACGGACACAAAAGTGGTCATCTCTCGATGGTTCTAG
- a CDS encoding ABC transporter ATP-binding protein, with product MLEVKGLTKSFGGLVAVTNLSFEVEKGAIVGLIGPNGAGKTTVFNLVAGFLPPSAGQILLEGDNLVGLKPYAVTRRGVARTFQTVKPFRQLSVLENVTLAAFLHAPLRRQAEAQAARIIEKVGLKGKIKMLASDLTLGDQKRLEIARALATGPRLLLLDEPMGGLNPTEVDQAAGLINEICLDGVTIVWVEHVLRAIMNTCHRVVVISYGAKIADGTPQEVVENPDVITAYLGKRAKPHAAR from the coding sequence ATGCTCGAAGTGAAAGGTCTCACCAAGTCTTTCGGTGGCTTGGTCGCTGTGACCAATCTTTCATTCGAAGTGGAGAAAGGAGCTATCGTAGGCCTCATTGGTCCCAATGGAGCCGGAAAGACAACGGTTTTCAACCTAGTGGCGGGTTTCCTGCCACCCAGTGCGGGTCAGATACTTCTCGAAGGCGACAATCTGGTAGGTCTCAAGCCCTATGCAGTAACGCGAAGGGGTGTGGCTCGGACCTTCCAAACGGTCAAGCCATTCCGACAGCTAAGCGTTCTGGAAAACGTTACCTTGGCCGCGTTTCTGCATGCTCCACTGCGGCGACAAGCTGAAGCCCAGGCCGCGCGGATAATCGAGAAAGTCGGATTGAAGGGCAAGATCAAAATGTTGGCAAGCGATCTGACTCTGGGTGATCAAAAGAGACTGGAGATAGCCCGCGCTCTTGCCACCGGCCCCAGGTTGCTGCTTTTGGACGAGCCGATGGGAGGTCTCAATCCCACGGAGGTGGATCAGGCTGCCGGCTTGATCAACGAAATCTGCCTGGATGGCGTGACGATCGTCTGGGTGGAACACGTGCTCAGAGCCATAATGAACACCTGTCATCGGGTGGTGGTGATAAGTTACGGAGCGAAGATAGCGGACGGCACCCCTCAAGAAGTGGTGGAAAACCCGGACGTTATCACGGCGTACCTTGGTAAGCGAGCCAAACCACATGCTGCACGTTGA
- a CDS encoding branched-chain amino acid ABC transporter permease, which produces MFGKVEKYPALTLVFVAAIFLVYGYATSLPKITDFMIFCIFVVAFDLLYGHMGQLSFGHMLYLGAGAYGCSMFAYHIHPDPFLSILAGLVVGALLAALLGLVVVKTSQAAFALLNLALNEVGAYLVLSPWHKWTGGEDGLSLFFSSYGFINFKDSAFRFYFCLGSLLLVVYLVLRLVRSPYGNLLRAIKENEVRVEFLGYNTYLYKYITFIISGTIAALAGALTSINLSYCNTSLIAPTRNVEVIFAALMGGAGSLIGAVLGGTAFMTISNYLAVYLIRWEMFLGFALLIFVFWIRKGIWGYVRKV; this is translated from the coding sequence ATGTTCGGCAAGGTGGAAAAATATCCGGCCCTGACCCTGGTCTTCGTGGCAGCTATCTTCCTGGTCTACGGTTACGCCACTTCATTGCCTAAGATCACCGACTTCATGATTTTTTGCATCTTCGTGGTCGCGTTCGATCTGTTGTACGGCCACATGGGGCAGCTTTCCTTCGGCCACATGCTGTACCTGGGTGCAGGCGCCTACGGGTGCAGCATGTTTGCCTATCATATTCATCCTGACCCGTTTTTGTCCATTCTGGCCGGCCTGGTGGTGGGAGCGCTTCTTGCGGCGCTGCTGGGCCTCGTGGTGGTAAAAACTTCCCAGGCGGCCTTCGCTCTCCTGAACTTGGCCTTGAATGAGGTGGGGGCCTATCTGGTATTGAGCCCCTGGCACAAATGGACAGGAGGCGAGGACGGATTGTCGCTTTTTTTCAGTAGCTACGGTTTCATCAACTTCAAGGACAGCGCCTTTCGTTTTTATTTCTGCCTGGGTTCGCTGTTGCTGGTGGTCTATCTGGTCCTGCGTCTGGTGCGCTCACCGTACGGAAACCTCCTGAGGGCCATCAAGGAGAACGAGGTCCGAGTCGAGTTTCTGGGTTACAATACCTATCTGTACAAGTACATAACTTTCATAATCTCGGGAACGATAGCAGCTTTGGCCGGGGCCCTCACTAGCATCAACCTCTCCTACTGCAATACCAGCCTCATCGCGCCCACGCGCAACGTGGAAGTGATTTTCGCGGCACTGATGGGAGGTGCGGGCAGCCTCATAGGCGCGGTGCTGGGAGGTACGGCCTTCATGACCATAAGCAACTACCTGGCGGTTTATCTGATTCGCTGGGAGATGTTCTTGGGCTTCGCACTCTTGATTTTCGTATTTTGGATCCGCAAAGGAATCTGGGGCTATGTGCGCAAGGTTTAG
- a CDS encoding branched-chain amino acid ABC transporter permease has product MTNFVQSILFGLTIGGILYIISIGLSLTFGAMGIVNFAHGLIYAVGAYAVYTVATLLGAGFIAGALAALAVSIPLSYAIERFVIRKLYGQSIDYAIIATYAILLIGADSLKWIYGASPLPIIDPIGRLWTFGSLAMPVFRLVIIGLSVLIFFGLSLFFKKTLVGKIVVAGLQDREAVRSLGIRVERHFAIVFVLGSALAALGGVLYAPLSTLNPYMGFEILILCFAVVIVGGMGNLTGTAVAAYSLGLVHSLTAAYIASSAADAMVYVVMAAVLVFRPIEA; this is encoded by the coding sequence ATGACCAATTTCGTGCAATCAATTCTGTTCGGCCTGACCATCGGTGGAATCCTTTACATTATATCAATTGGCCTATCCTTGACTTTCGGCGCCATGGGCATCGTCAATTTCGCGCATGGACTGATTTACGCAGTCGGCGCCTACGCAGTGTACACGGTGGCAACGTTATTGGGGGCAGGATTCATTGCCGGCGCTTTGGCCGCCCTGGCGGTGTCGATTCCGTTGAGTTACGCCATAGAGCGCTTTGTTATCCGTAAGCTGTACGGCCAGTCCATAGACTATGCCATTATCGCAACCTACGCGATCCTGCTGATTGGAGCCGACTCGCTCAAGTGGATCTATGGAGCCAGCCCTCTGCCGATCATAGATCCCATAGGACGGCTGTGGACCTTCGGCTCGCTTGCAATGCCGGTGTTCCGGCTGGTCATCATCGGACTGTCCGTGCTGATCTTCTTTGGCCTGTCCCTATTCTTCAAGAAAACCCTCGTCGGCAAGATCGTGGTAGCCGGCCTACAGGATCGGGAGGCGGTACGCAGCCTGGGTATCAGGGTCGAAAGGCATTTTGCCATAGTCTTTGTGCTCGGGAGCGCCTTGGCCGCTCTGGGAGGCGTGCTGTACGCTCCGCTGAGTACTTTGAACCCTTATATGGGCTTTGAGATCCTGATCCTGTGTTTCGCTGTGGTGATCGTGGGCGGCATGGGAAATCTCACGGGAACCGCGGTGGCAGCCTATTCACTGGGTTTAGTGCATTCGTTGACCGCGGCCTATATTGCTTCTTCTGCTGCCGACGCCATGGTCTACGTGGTTATGGCCGCTGTACTGGTATTTCGGCCGATCGAGGCCTGA
- a CDS encoding ABC transporter ATP-binding protein, with amino-acid sequence MLHVENLQVAYGKVQALWGVSLGIEAGQIVALVGANGAGKTSLLKTISGLLRPVGGSITFEGTPLEQATPTQIVHHGLIHVPEGRKLFPEMTVLENLLLGAYCTPVNQRGERLEQVFAVFPVLKSRKSQMAATLSGGEQQMVAIGRGLMSAPKLLMLDEPSLGLSPLLVEDMFRVVEEVNQLGVTVLLVEQNTQHALSIAHKGFVMESGRIALSGSGEELLADPAVRKAYLGL; translated from the coding sequence ATGCTGCACGTTGAAAATCTCCAGGTGGCTTACGGAAAAGTCCAGGCGCTATGGGGCGTTTCCCTCGGTATTGAGGCGGGGCAAATTGTCGCCCTGGTGGGGGCCAACGGCGCGGGCAAGACCTCTCTTCTTAAGACAATTTCCGGACTTCTCAGGCCTGTAGGCGGGTCCATCACCTTCGAAGGCACTCCGCTGGAACAAGCTACTCCCACGCAGATCGTCCATCACGGGCTGATTCATGTACCGGAGGGACGCAAGCTTTTCCCGGAGATGACGGTCCTGGAGAATCTGCTGTTGGGCGCCTATTGTACGCCGGTCAATCAGAGGGGGGAAAGGCTGGAACAGGTCTTTGCGGTTTTCCCTGTTCTCAAGTCGCGCAAAAGCCAGATGGCAGCGACTCTCTCCGGCGGCGAGCAACAAATGGTCGCGATCGGAAGAGGCCTGATGTCGGCTCCCAAACTTCTTATGCTGGATGAACCTTCTCTGGGCCTGTCCCCTCTGCTGGTGGAAGACATGTTCAGAGTGGTTGAAGAAGTGAATCAGTTGGGCGTGACAGTGTTGTTGGTGGAACAGAACACCCAACACGCCCTATCTATAGCTCACAAGGGCTTTGTCATGGAGTCGGGTAGAATTGCATTATCCGGCTCGGGAGAGGAACTTCTGGCCGACCCGGCCGTGCGCAAGGCCTATTTGGGACTTTGA
- a CDS encoding ATP-binding cassette domain-containing protein, with protein MLLNVENLDVRYGPAQVLHGISLHLKEGELVCVVGRNGAGKTTLLRSIGGFMPPAGGAITFRGNRIDGLPLENVALMGIRYVYQDKRVFGELTVRENIELAAYPTGQSLDEAIAKVVAIHPKMKSLLDSKAKGLSGGERQILLIGRALIGDPQLLLVDEPTEGLAAIIIGEIIDILLGMKTKVTMLVVEQNLATVGRLADRLYVMKEGSLSHEISDRKTIENPSSYEDEL; from the coding sequence ATGCTACTAAATGTCGAGAACCTTGACGTCCGCTATGGGCCCGCCCAAGTGCTGCACGGTATATCATTGCATTTGAAAGAAGGGGAGCTGGTGTGCGTGGTGGGCCGCAACGGGGCCGGCAAGACCACATTGCTCAGAAGCATCGGGGGGTTCATGCCGCCCGCCGGGGGAGCCATCACATTCAGGGGAAACAGGATAGATGGTCTGCCTCTGGAAAACGTGGCTCTGATGGGCATAAGATACGTCTATCAGGACAAAAGGGTCTTCGGCGAGTTGACCGTGCGGGAAAACATCGAATTGGCAGCGTATCCGACAGGACAGAGCCTGGATGAGGCCATCGCAAAGGTAGTAGCCATACACCCAAAAATGAAGAGCCTTCTGGATTCGAAGGCAAAGGGTCTCTCAGGCGGGGAGCGGCAGATCCTCCTTATAGGCCGAGCGCTCATCGGGGACCCACAGCTTCTGCTCGTCGACGAACCAACCGAGGGCCTGGCAGCTATCATTATTGGGGAAATCATAGACATTTTGCTTGGCATGAAAACGAAGGTCACCATGCTGGTGGTGGAGCAGAACCTTGCCACAGTAGGGCGCCTGGCAGACCGCTTATATGTAATGAAGGAGGGGTCTTTGTCGCACGAAATCTCCGACAGAAAGACAATCGAAAACCCATCCTCCTATGAGGACGAACTTTAG
- a CDS encoding sugar phosphate isomerase/epimerase translates to MDKSQHSYLRMGIVHFMAFPELAGGQGPWEETVKHIAKDPFFSAIEITHIADEEQRRKVRELCRLANLDIGFGAQPAILSQGLDLNSLDEGLRNHAVSKLKELLDEARFMGAQSFVVLSGKDSGSDKRADAVQALVKSLGELCAYSRDQKGPKIVAEVFDCDVDKCCLMGPAPLAREVAEAVCRDHDNFGLLVDLGHIPLLRETPRQALGPVKEFLAAAHLGNAVLKKGLPCYGDYHPIFGTPGSANDVPEMVDFLRTLVEIGFLDGQKRPLVSFEVKPMEGQDPFLVIANAKRVMEQAWAQV, encoded by the coding sequence ATGGACAAGAGTCAACATTCGTACCTTAGAATGGGGATCGTGCATTTCATGGCCTTTCCAGAGTTGGCCGGGGGCCAGGGACCTTGGGAAGAGACCGTCAAGCATATCGCGAAGGACCCTTTCTTCTCGGCCATTGAGATCACGCATATCGCGGATGAGGAACAGCGCCGGAAGGTCCGCGAATTATGTCGGCTGGCCAACCTGGACATAGGCTTCGGGGCCCAGCCGGCCATCCTGAGCCAAGGGTTGGATCTGAATTCTCTTGATGAGGGTCTGCGCAACCACGCTGTGAGCAAACTGAAAGAGCTACTGGACGAAGCCCGTTTCATGGGTGCTCAGAGTTTTGTGGTTCTTTCCGGCAAAGACTCCGGCTCAGATAAGCGCGCTGACGCTGTCCAGGCCCTGGTGAAGTCTCTGGGGGAACTATGCGCCTACTCCCGTGACCAAAAGGGCCCGAAGATAGTCGCCGAGGTTTTTGACTGTGATGTGGATAAGTGCTGCCTGATGGGACCAGCGCCACTTGCACGAGAGGTGGCAGAGGCAGTTTGTCGGGATCATGATAACTTCGGATTATTGGTGGACCTCGGTCATATACCACTTTTGCGGGAAACTCCTCGACAAGCGCTTGGACCCGTCAAGGAGTTCCTGGCGGCCGCCCATCTGGGAAACGCCGTGCTAAAAAAGGGTCTACCTTGTTATGGGGACTACCATCCAATCTTTGGGACGCCCGGCAGCGCCAACGACGTTCCGGAGATGGTGGATTTCCTGCGCACGCTGGTCGAAATTGGATTCTTGGACGGGCAGAAAAGACCCCTGGTAAGTTTCGAGGTCAAGCCTATGGAAGGCCAAGACCCGTTTCTGGTGATTGCCAACGCGAAGCGGGTCATGGAGCAGGCCTGGGCACAGGTGTAG